In Elusimicrobium sp. An273, one genomic interval encodes:
- a CDS encoding DUF4406 domain-containing protein codes for MFKVNTKNIALTQTVYLSGPMTGLPDYNRAAFNLRAEAFRAAGYSVKNPADISVTHGTDKAYEFYFKRALRMMLDADVVYVFGDTTQSRGVEMELQVAKMAGMQVVWEGR; via the coding sequence ATGTTCAAAGTAAACACCAAAAATATCGCCCTGACTCAGACGGTGTATTTATCCGGCCCGATGACCGGCTTGCCCGACTACAACCGCGCCGCATTCAACCTGCGGGCAGAAGCGTTCCGCGCGGCCGGGTACAGCGTAAAGAATCCGGCGGACATAAGCGTCACGCACGGGACGGACAAGGCCTATGAGTTTTACTTTAAGAGGGCTTTGCGAATGATGTTGGATGCCGATGTGGTGTATGTGTTTGGCGATACGACGCAATCCCGCGGCGTGGAAATGGAACTGCAGGTGGCCAAGATGGCCGGCATGCAGGTGGTGTGGGAGGGGAGATGA